From Thalassotalea euphylliae, the proteins below share one genomic window:
- a CDS encoding DUF885 domain-containing protein — MRTFMFTACALAVLAACQPNNESTQNSNTTQSSSAQSSAQAQAENQSSVAQAMMTESEKLNLWFDEKYEEQLQKNPLMMTFLGRKDRYDEFNAMTREEEQALLDWHAATVNELKGKFNYEKLDDDAKESYDLWLYQYQEAKEAAEFPKNGYVFTQMNGAQAFLTQFMINFHKVDDVSDMQAYNKRISGLSSALTSLLARAKEHAEYGVRPPEFAYLGVIEQAKNVITGQPFSDDKDASDAPLWADAKAKIAALKGAGKLDDSQSEQLLSETKSALMNDYLPAYQSLVTWFEQDIANADKIATGVAKQPNGVDFYNMRLKHSTTTDLTAQEIHALGLAEVERLIGEMKAIKEKVGFEGDLQAFFKFIKTDAQFFYPNTDEGRQGYITDSEAYLDYIKGQLPNYFGILPKADLVVKRVEPFREQDGAAQHYFPGTADGSRPGVYYAHLSDMRSMPKNEMEAIAYHEGNPGHHMQISIAKELTGIPKFRTNAQFTAYVEGWALYSELLAKEMGAYENDYSDFGRLITEIWRAVRLVVDTGLHAKGWTEQQAIDYFKANAPVAEDAVTSEVRRYLVWPGQATAYKVGMIEILKLREFAKDSLKERFDIKGFHDTVLGGGAMPLPLLEKRVKRWVNNVKLKG, encoded by the coding sequence ATGCGTACTTTTATGTTTACCGCCTGTGCACTTGCGGTGCTGGCAGCGTGCCAACCAAACAACGAGTCCACACAAAATAGCAATACCACACAAAGCAGCAGTGCCCAGTCTAGCGCGCAAGCGCAAGCAGAGAATCAATCAAGTGTTGCACAAGCGATGATGACAGAGTCAGAAAAACTCAATCTGTGGTTTGATGAAAAGTACGAAGAGCAATTGCAGAAAAACCCATTAATGATGACGTTTTTGGGGCGTAAAGATCGCTATGACGAGTTTAATGCCATGACTCGCGAAGAAGAGCAAGCGTTACTGGATTGGCATGCGGCCACGGTTAATGAACTCAAAGGTAAGTTTAACTACGAAAAATTAGATGACGATGCCAAAGAGTCATACGACTTGTGGCTTTATCAATATCAAGAAGCGAAAGAGGCTGCTGAGTTTCCCAAAAATGGCTATGTTTTCACGCAAATGAATGGCGCACAGGCTTTTTTAACGCAATTTATGATCAACTTTCATAAAGTTGACGATGTTAGCGACATGCAAGCTTATAACAAAAGAATCAGTGGTTTATCGAGTGCATTAACCAGCCTGCTTGCGCGCGCAAAAGAACATGCTGAATACGGTGTAAGACCGCCGGAATTTGCTTACCTTGGCGTGATTGAACAAGCGAAAAATGTGATAACTGGCCAACCATTTAGCGATGATAAAGACGCCAGTGATGCGCCATTATGGGCCGATGCAAAAGCCAAAATTGCCGCGTTAAAAGGAGCCGGAAAACTTGACGATAGTCAATCCGAGCAGCTGCTAAGCGAAACTAAATCGGCGTTGATGAATGACTATTTACCAGCCTATCAGTCGTTGGTTACTTGGTTCGAGCAAGATATCGCCAATGCAGACAAGATTGCTACTGGTGTCGCTAAGCAGCCAAACGGCGTTGATTTTTACAACATGCGGTTAAAGCACTCAACGACGACAGACCTAACCGCTCAAGAAATTCATGCCCTTGGATTAGCGGAAGTTGAGCGACTGATCGGTGAGATGAAAGCGATTAAAGAGAAAGTTGGTTTTGAGGGCGATTTACAAGCTTTCTTCAAGTTTATTAAAACTGATGCGCAGTTCTTTTATCCAAACACAGATGAAGGGCGTCAAGGTTATATCACAGACTCCGAAGCCTATTTAGATTACATCAAAGGGCAGTTGCCTAATTATTTTGGCATTTTGCCTAAAGCGGATTTGGTCGTGAAGCGAGTGGAGCCGTTTAGGGAGCAAGATGGTGCCGCTCAGCACTATTTCCCTGGTACAGCTGACGGCTCTCGCCCTGGTGTTTATTATGCGCATTTATCGGATATGCGTTCGATGCCTAAAAATGAAATGGAAGCCATTGCTTATCACGAAGGTAACCCAGGCCATCATATGCAAATTTCCATTGCAAAAGAGCTCACGGGCATTCCAAAGTTCCGCACTAATGCACAATTTACTGCTTATGTAGAAGGTTGGGCGCTCTATTCTGAGCTATTAGCAAAAGAAATGGGCGCTTATGAGAATGACTATTCTGATTTTGGCCGTTTAATTACCGAAATATGGCGAGCAGTGCGTTTAGTGGTGGATACTGGTTTACACGCTAAAGGTTGGACTGAGCAACAAGCAATTGATTACTTTAAAGCCAACGCGCCAGTTGCCGAAGATGCGGTGACTTCCGAGGTGCGCCGTTATCTTGTTTGGCCAGGGCAAGCAACCGCCTATAAAGTTGGTATGATAGAGATTCTAAAATTGCGTGAATTTGCCAAAGACTCATTAAAAGAGCGCTTTGATATCAAAGGCTTCCACGACACTGTGCTTGGCGGCGGTGCGATGCCATTACCCTTGTTGGAAAAGCGCGTTAAACGCTGGGTTAATAACGTTAAGCTCAAAGGTTAG
- a CDS encoding UDP-2,3-diacylglucosamine diphosphatase: MTNSNSAPAVSYFIADLHLADNRPDITACFISFLQHQAPHAEKLFILGDLFEYWLGDDDDSPFVASIATALKTLSAQTEIFFIQGNRDFLLGKAFAKRSGMTLLPDVEKISLYQQELVILHGDTLCTRDVAYQAFRKKSRSWWWQGIMKNLPLFLRKRIAENYRRKSAASTAMKSQDIMDVTQEEVERVMAEQQVNLMIHGHTHRPAVHHFTSDNNARTRVVLGDWYDQGSWLKFTPHGYELLNQPFDKS; encoded by the coding sequence ATGACTAATTCAAATTCCGCACCAGCGGTCAGCTATTTTATTGCTGACCTACATTTAGCCGATAACAGGCCCGATATTACCGCTTGTTTTATCTCGTTTTTACAACATCAAGCACCGCACGCTGAAAAACTCTTTATTCTCGGTGATCTATTCGAATATTGGCTCGGCGATGACGACGATAGCCCTTTCGTTGCGTCAATTGCTACGGCGTTAAAAACACTTAGCGCACAAACCGAGATTTTCTTTATCCAAGGCAATCGCGATTTTTTACTGGGTAAGGCTTTTGCCAAGCGCAGCGGTATGACCTTGCTACCCGATGTTGAAAAAATTTCGCTATATCAGCAAGAGCTCGTCATTTTGCACGGTGACACCCTTTGCACTCGCGATGTGGCTTACCAAGCTTTCCGCAAAAAATCACGCAGTTGGTGGTGGCAAGGCATCATGAAAAATCTGCCGTTGTTTTTGCGTAAGCGCATTGCTGAAAACTACCGCCGAAAAAGTGCTGCTTCTACGGCGATGAAATCGCAAGACATTATGGATGTGACACAAGAAGAAGTTGAACGTGTGATGGCAGAGCAACAAGTGAATTTGATGATTCACGGCCATACTCACCGCCCTGCGGTGCATCATTTCACCAGTGATAATAATGCCCGCACGCGTGTTGTTTTGGGCGACTGGTACGATCAAGGTTCATGGTTAAAGTTTACCCCGCACGGTTACGAACTACTTAACCAGCCATTTGATAAAAGTTGA
- a CDS encoding peptidylprolyl isomerase, which translates to MITFKTNLGDIKINLDFDNAPVTAKNFQQYAEDGFYNGTIFHRVIKGFMAQGGGFASGMEEKTTREPIENEANNGLSNKRGTLAMARTQDPHSASAQFFINLVDNGFLDFKSEDMHGWGYCVFGEVVEGMEVVDKMTTLETGRFGFHDDVPKEEIIVEETIVE; encoded by the coding sequence ATGATTACTTTTAAAACAAATTTAGGCGACATCAAAATCAACTTAGACTTTGACAACGCTCCTGTTACCGCAAAAAATTTCCAACAATACGCTGAAGATGGCTTCTACAACGGCACTATTTTTCACCGTGTGATTAAAGGCTTTATGGCACAAGGCGGCGGTTTTGCTTCGGGCATGGAAGAAAAAACAACACGCGAGCCGATTGAGAATGAAGCGAACAATGGCCTAAGCAACAAGCGCGGCACATTAGCCATGGCGCGTACGCAAGATCCTCACTCAGCGTCGGCGCAATTCTTTATCAACTTGGTTGACAACGGTTTCTTAGACTTTAAAAGCGAAGACATGCACGGCTGGGGCTACTGTGTGTTTGGTGAAGTGGTTGAAGGTATGGAAGTCGTTGATAAAATGACAACGCTTGAAACTGGTCGCTTTGGTTTCCACGACGATGTGCCAAAAGAAGAAATCATTGTTGAAGAAACGATTGTCGAATAA